In a genomic window of Sarcophilus harrisii chromosome 4, mSarHar1.11, whole genome shotgun sequence:
- the ARRB2 gene encoding beta-arrestin-2 isoform X1, producing the protein MGEKAGTRVFKKSSPNCKLTVYLGKRDFVDHLDRVDPVDGVVLVDPDYLKDRKVYVTLTCAFRYGREDLDVLGLSFRKDLFAATYQAFPPIPDPPQTTTRLQERLLRKLGQHAHPFSFTIPQNLPCSVTLQPGPEDTGKACGVDFEIRAFCAKTLEEKIHKRNSVRLVIRKVQFAPETPGPQPTAETARHFLMSDRSLHLEASLDKELYYHGEPLSVNVHVTNNSTKTVKKIKVSVRQYADICLFSTAQYKCPVALIEQDDQVSPSSTFCKVYNITPLLSENREKRGLALDGKLKHEDTNLASSTIVKEGANKEVLGILVSYRVKVKLVVSRGGDVSVELPFVLMHPKPHDHSTHSKPQSAAPEINDPVDTNLIEFETNYGTDDDIVFEDFARLRLKGMKDEDYDNQSC; encoded by the exons ATGGGGGAGAAAGCAGGGACTAG GGTCTTCAAGAAGTCAAGTCCTAACTGCAAG CTAACAGTGTACTTAGGCAAGAGGGACTTTGTGGATCACCTGGATCGAGTGGATCCTGTGG ATGGAGTGGTGCTGGTGGATCCAGACTATCTGAAGGACCGAAAAG TATATGTGACCTTGACTTGTGCCTTCCGATATGGTCGTGAGGACCTGGATGTTTTGGGCTTGTCGTTCCGAAAGGACCTGTTTGCTGCCACATATCAAGCTTTTCCCCCCATCCCTGACCCACCCCAAACCACCACTCGCCTTCAAGAACGACTGCTGAGGAAGCTGGGCCAGCATGCTCACCCTTTCTCCTTCaca ATTCCACAGAACCTGCCCTGTTCTGTTACACTGCAACCTGGACCTGAGGATACAGGGAAG GCCTGTGGAGTAGACTTTGAGATTCGAGCCTTCTGTGCCAAAACATTGGAAGAAAAAATCCACAAGAG GAATTCTGTGCGGCTGGTGATTAGGAAGGTGCAGTTTGCTCCAGAGACGCCAGGTCCCCAGCCCACTGCTGAAACCGCTCGACACTTCCTCATGTCTGACCGATCCCTCCATCTTGAGGCCTCACTGGACAAAGAg CTATATTACCATGGGGAACCACTTAGCGTTAATGTCCATGTCACCAACAACTCCACCAAGACTGTCAAGAAGATCAAAGTTTCTG TGAGACAATATGCTGATATCTGCCTCTTCAGCACTGCCCAATATAAATGTCCAGTGGCTCTGATAGAACAAGA TGACCAGGTTTCTCCCAGTTCCACATTCTGCAAGGTGTATAATATAACTCCACTGCTCAGCGAAAATAGAGAGAAACGAGGACTTGCCTTGGATGGGAAGCTCAAACATGAAGATACTAATCTGGCCTCCAGTACTAT AGTAAAGGAAGGCGCGAACAAGGAGGTACTAGGCATCCTTGTGTCCTATAGGGTCAAAGTGAAGCTGGTTGTGTCTCGGGGAGG GGACGTTTCAGTGGAGCTTCCTTTTGTTCTAATGCATCCCAAGCCTCATGACCACTCTACTCATTCCAAACCTCAATCAG ctGCCCCTGAGATAAATGATCCAGTGGACACCAATCTCATCGAATTTGAGACCAA CTATGGCACAGATGATGACATTGTGTTTGAGGACTTCGCCAGGCTTCGGCTCAAAGGGATGAAGGATGAAGATTATGATAACCAATCCTGCTAG
- the ARRB2 gene encoding beta-arrestin-2 isoform X2 gives MSDRSLHLEASLDKELYYHGEPLSVNVHVTNNSTKTVKKIKVSVRQYADICLFSTAQYKCPVALIEQDDQVSPSSTFCKVYNITPLLSENREKRGLALDGKLKHEDTNLASSTIVKEGANKEVLGILVSYRVKVKLVVSRGGDVSVELPFVLMHPKPHDHSTHSKPQSAAPEINDPVDTNLIEFETNYGTDDDIVFEDFARLRLKGMKDEDYDNQSC, from the exons ATGTCTGACCGATCCCTCCATCTTGAGGCCTCACTGGACAAAGAg CTATATTACCATGGGGAACCACTTAGCGTTAATGTCCATGTCACCAACAACTCCACCAAGACTGTCAAGAAGATCAAAGTTTCTG TGAGACAATATGCTGATATCTGCCTCTTCAGCACTGCCCAATATAAATGTCCAGTGGCTCTGATAGAACAAGA TGACCAGGTTTCTCCCAGTTCCACATTCTGCAAGGTGTATAATATAACTCCACTGCTCAGCGAAAATAGAGAGAAACGAGGACTTGCCTTGGATGGGAAGCTCAAACATGAAGATACTAATCTGGCCTCCAGTACTAT AGTAAAGGAAGGCGCGAACAAGGAGGTACTAGGCATCCTTGTGTCCTATAGGGTCAAAGTGAAGCTGGTTGTGTCTCGGGGAGG GGACGTTTCAGTGGAGCTTCCTTTTGTTCTAATGCATCCCAAGCCTCATGACCACTCTACTCATTCCAAACCTCAATCAG ctGCCCCTGAGATAAATGATCCAGTGGACACCAATCTCATCGAATTTGAGACCAA CTATGGCACAGATGATGACATTGTGTTTGAGGACTTCGCCAGGCTTCGGCTCAAAGGGATGAAGGATGAAGATTATGATAACCAATCCTGCTAG